AGATAGAAAGAACAGTAAGTTTAGTACCTTTTCTTTAGGTATGAAACAACGTCTTGCAATTGCATCTGCGTTATTAAATAATCCTGAAATTTTAATTTTAGATGAGCCAACTAATGGATTAGATCCTCAAGGAATTCATCAAATACGAGAGATTATAAGAAAAATAGCATCTATGGGCACTACCATTTTACTAGCGTCTCATTTATTAGACGAGGTTGAAAAAGTATGCTCTCACGTGGTTATAATTAGAAAAGGCGTAAAACTTTACTCTGGACGAGTAGATGAAATGAATGCAAGTCACGGATTTTTCGAACTTAAAGCAGAAGATACTACAAAGCTTGAAACTTTCTTAAAAACTAACACAGCTTTCGGCTCAATAAAGAAAGAAGAAGGATTGCTTATAGCATTCCTAAATGAACCGATGGAGTCATTTGAGTTTAATAAATTATGCTTTGAGAATGGTATAGTGTTATCTCACTTAAATAAAAGAAAAGAAAGCCTAGAAGAACAATTCCTACAATTGACAAACCAAATTAGCTAAACCACATGTTACGACTTTTAAATATTGAATTTCAAAAATTAAGATATAGCAAAAGTGCACGTGTCTTAAGTATCATCTATTTTATATTAATCACCTTTATAGCATTAATAGCTTCAATTGAGTTTAATTTCGGGAATGTAAATTTTAGAATTGCAGATCAAGGAATTTTCAATTTTCCATTTATATGGCATTTTAACACTTACATAGCTGCATTGCTCAAATTGTTTTTAGCAATTGTAATTGTATCTATGATGAGTAATGAGTATAGTAACCGTACCTTAAAACAAAACCTTATTGATGGGTTGAGCAAAAAGGAATTTGTGCTGTCTAAATTTTATACAGTTTTGGTGTTTGCCTTAATTTCAACTGTATTTGTTTTCTTGGTATCTGTTGTTTTAGGAACTTTCTTTTCAGACTATACAGAGTTTAGCATCGTTATAAGAGATATGGATTACCTACTGGCATATTTCTTTAAACTCACTGCATTCTTTTCTTTTTGTATGTTTTTAGGTGTGTTGGTTAAACGTTCTGCTTTTGCATTAGGGTTTCTTTTTGTGTGGTGGATAGCAGAAAGTATTATCTATGCTTTATTGAAATTTCAGGTTTTTAAAGGTTCAAACACAGCAGAGTCTATAGTTCAGTTTTTTCCTTTAGAGGCAATGTCTAATCTAATAAAAGAGCCATTCTCGAGACTAGGAGCAGTTCAATCTGCAGCCAACCAGTTAGGAGAAGCGTTTACCAAAGATTATGATATTCACTGGTATCAAATTATTATAGTATCTGTTTGGATATTCTTATTTGTATGGATGTCTTTAGGATTACTTAAAAAGCGAGACCTATAAACGTAATTATTTGATATATTTGGAAACTTGCTATGAAAAAATATATCTTAATTTTATGCTCCTTATTTTTAGGGGTAACTCTTCATGCCCAAGGTGAGGCAAATAACTGGTACTTTGGTGGTAATGCTGGAGTTACATTTAATACTACACCACCAAGTGCACTAACAGATGGAAGATTGGTAACCACCGAAGGGTGCTCAACCATATCAGATGTTAATGGAAATCTTCAATTTTATTCTGATGGGCGTTCTGTATGGAACAGAAACCACCAAAAGATGTCTAATGGAGACTACAACACTGGACAAGGTTTATTAGGAGATCCTTCTAGTACCTCGAGTGCCTTAATAGTACCGCATCCAGGTTTAGATGGTATTTATTACATTTTTGCTGTAGATGAGCCTCATCACGACAACGCAGCTGCATTTCCAGGACAAGGTCCAGCACTCCAAAATGGTAACCCTACTGGAGACGGAAACTATACAGATGTAAATGATGGTGTTCCAAATATAGATGATGGGTTTAATAATGGATTTACATATTCTGTAGTAGATATGTCTTTAAATAATGGATTGGGAGATGTTGTAGCTTCAGAAAAAAATATTCAGTTAGAAACCTTCAATCCAAATTTTAATAATCAAGCCAAATTTAAATGTTCAGAAAAAGTCACTGCAGTAAGAGGTGCAGTTTGTGGTGAGGTTTGGGTAATTACACATTTTATAAATAAGTTTTACGCTTTTAAGGTAGACTCAAGTGGTCTGGATACTACTCCAGTAATTTCAGAAGTAGGTCCAGCTGTTACAACATCAAATTACAGAAGAGCAGCTTTGGGGTATATGAAAGCTTCTCCAGATGGAAACCGTATAGCAGTTGCACATAATACATTTACTTATTTTCCTCCAAATGTTTCAGATGAAGGTGATGGTGGTGTGTATTTATATGATTTTGATAGAAATACAGGTGTAGTTTCTAATAATCAGGAGTTATATCAAGGTGCTTCAGCATATGGTGTTGAGTTTTCAGCAAACTCAGAACGACTTTTTGCCTCAATGAGCTCACCAGAATTATTTTCAACCTTACACCAATGGGATTTATCAGCGGCTAATATTCCGAATTCAAGAGTTGAGTTGTTTGGACCTTCTGGTGGTGGTTCTTTGTTTTCTATGCAATTAGCGCCAAACGGGAAAATTTATGTGTCTTCATTCGGCTCAAACAATTTAATGGTAATTAATAACCCTGAAGAATTAGGGAACGATGTAAATTTTGCAACAGATGTGTCTGGTGGCGCAATTAACCTTCAAGGTGGTGAAGCTAGGCTAGGACTGCCTCCGTTTATACAGTCTTTTTTAACGAGCAAAGTAAATATAATTAACAACACAGCCTCAACAGATGATACTGAGGAGCATTTAGAGTTATGTGAAAGTGATAACTACACACTTGTAACAGAAAATATTCCTGGTGTTAATTATGTCTGGTATAAAGACGATGTTTTAATTGCTGGAGAAACAGATAATACTTTACAAATTTCCAGACCAAATAATGGCGAAACCTTACCTTATACAGAAAATTACAGATTAGAGATAGACTTAAATAATGGAGATTGCCCATTGTTTGGTGTTGCAGAAGTTACCTATTATGAAACTCCTGAAGCTACTATGCCTATGGATATAAGTTTGTGTGATGAGGATAATGATGGCCAGGAACAATATAATTTAGGTGCTCAAAATGCAGAGATTTTAACGGGACAAACAAATCCTAACTTCTTGGTGACTTATCACAGTAATCAAGCAGATGCAGAAAATGGTTTAAACCCTATTAATATAAATTATACAGTATCAGAAACCTTACAAACTATTTATGCAAGAGTAGAAAACACTAATAACAGAAACTGTTTTGATACTACAAGTTTTGAAATTGAACTATTCTCAATTTCTCAGTTTGGAGATGACGAAGAGATAATCTATTGTTTAGAAGATTTACCAGAAACAGTGCAACTTAACTCAGGTATACCAGTTTCCGAGATACAAGATTATTCATTTGTATGGCAGCCAAGTAATGAAACAACACCTTCTATTTCTACAACAGAGTTGGTAACTCATACAGTTACAATTACTAACACGATTACTGGATGTAGTTATGAAAAATCATTTACTATTACCGCTTCAAACCAAGCGCAAAACATCACGTTCGAGATTTCAGATTTTAGTGAGCAAAATACAATTATGGTCAACTTGGGAACAGAAAGTATAGGAGACTATGAGTTTGCACTAAACTCTGAAAGTGGTCCATTTCAAGATGACCCAACATTTACAAATGTGCCACCAGGTTTTTATGACATCTTTGTGAGAGATAAAAATGGTTGTGGTGTTAGCGCTCGGTTAGATATAGGAGTACTAGGTTTTATGACATTCTTTACGCCTAATGCAGATGGTTTTAATGATGTGTGGAGACTAGTAGGTGTGTCAAGACAACGCGAAGCCAATGCCAGAGTAAATATTTTTGATCGCTACGGTA
This region of Croceibacter atlanticus HTCC2559 genomic DNA includes:
- a CDS encoding ABC transporter ATP-binding protein — its product is METILKLNNLTKHFGPVKAVNDLSFTIEKGNVYGILGPNGSGKSTTLGIVLNVVNKTSGEFQWFDGNMTTHNALKKVGAIIERPNFYPYMTAKQNLELVCKIKNVEHANIDEKLEIVGLLDRKNSKFSTFSLGMKQRLAIASALLNNPEILILDEPTNGLDPQGIHQIREIIRKIASMGTTILLASHLLDEVEKVCSHVVIIRKGVKLYSGRVDEMNASHGFFELKAEDTTKLETFLKTNTAFGSIKKEEGLLIAFLNEPMESFEFNKLCFENGIVLSHLNKRKESLEEQFLQLTNQIS
- a CDS encoding ABC transporter permease, coding for MLRLLNIEFQKLRYSKSARVLSIIYFILITFIALIASIEFNFGNVNFRIADQGIFNFPFIWHFNTYIAALLKLFLAIVIVSMMSNEYSNRTLKQNLIDGLSKKEFVLSKFYTVLVFALISTVFVFLVSVVLGTFFSDYTEFSIVIRDMDYLLAYFFKLTAFFSFCMFLGVLVKRSAFALGFLFVWWIAESIIYALLKFQVFKGSNTAESIVQFFPLEAMSNLIKEPFSRLGAVQSAANQLGEAFTKDYDIHWYQIIIVSVWIFLFVWMSLGLLKKRDL
- a CDS encoding T9SS type B sorting domain-containing protein, whose amino-acid sequence is MKKYILILCSLFLGVTLHAQGEANNWYFGGNAGVTFNTTPPSALTDGRLVTTEGCSTISDVNGNLQFYSDGRSVWNRNHQKMSNGDYNTGQGLLGDPSSTSSALIVPHPGLDGIYYIFAVDEPHHDNAAAFPGQGPALQNGNPTGDGNYTDVNDGVPNIDDGFNNGFTYSVVDMSLNNGLGDVVASEKNIQLETFNPNFNNQAKFKCSEKVTAVRGAVCGEVWVITHFINKFYAFKVDSSGLDTTPVISEVGPAVTTSNYRRAALGYMKASPDGNRIAVAHNTFTYFPPNVSDEGDGGVYLYDFDRNTGVVSNNQELYQGASAYGVEFSANSERLFASMSSPELFSTLHQWDLSAANIPNSRVELFGPSGGGSLFSMQLAPNGKIYVSSFGSNNLMVINNPEELGNDVNFATDVSGGAINLQGGEARLGLPPFIQSFLTSKVNIINNTASTDDTEEHLELCESDNYTLVTENIPGVNYVWYKDDVLIAGETDNTLQISRPNNGETLPYTENYRLEIDLNNGDCPLFGVAEVTYYETPEATMPMDISLCDEDNDGQEQYNLGAQNAEILTGQTNPNFLVTYHSNQADAENGLNPININYTVSETLQTIYARVENTNNRNCFDTTSFEIELFSISQFGDDEEIIYCLEDLPETVQLNSGIPVSEIQDYSFVWQPSNETTPSISTTELVTHTVTITNTITGCSYEKSFTITASNQAQNITFEISDFSEQNTIMVNLGTESIGDYEFALNSESGPFQDDPTFTNVPPGFYDIFVRDKNGCGVSARLDIGVLGFMTFFTPNADGFNDVWRLVGVSRQREANARVNIFDRYGKLLKSFAAGTGSWNGNFNGNPMPSGDYWFQIILEDGTQYRSNFTLKR